From a single Podarcis raffonei isolate rPodRaf1 chromosome 10, rPodRaf1.pri, whole genome shotgun sequence genomic region:
- the STMP1 gene encoding short transmembrane mitochondrial protein 1 isoform X1: MSSKNHLAKTNSRECDKHFNEYQVGFALGNVVGMYLAQNYDVPNISKKIEDIKRDVEARKKPPNDK; the protein is encoded by the exons ATGAGCAGCAAAAACCACTTGGCAAAAACCAACAGCAGAGAATGTGACAAACACTTTAATGAGTATCAG gTTGGTTTTGCACTTGGCAATGTAGTTGGGATGTATCTGGCCCAGAACTATGAT GTTCCGAACATTTCAAAGAAGATTGAAGACATCAAGAGAGACGTGGAAGCTAGAAAGAAGCCTCCGAACGACAAATGA
- the STMP1 gene encoding short transmembrane mitochondrial protein 1 isoform X2, translating into MFQFLVGFALGNVVGMYLAQNYDVPNISKKIEDIKRDVEARKKPPNDK; encoded by the exons ATGTTTCAGTTTTTG gTTGGTTTTGCACTTGGCAATGTAGTTGGGATGTATCTGGCCCAGAACTATGAT GTTCCGAACATTTCAAAGAAGATTGAAGACATCAAGAGAGACGTGGAAGCTAGAAAGAAGCCTCCGAACGACAAATGA